CGGAAACGAAGCACTTGTAAAGTACACCATAAAGTGACAGAAGTAGACAATAGATTAGGAGTTGGAGATAGATTTCCAGATGGGAATTATAAAGCTTACACGGATCCTGATCTTTATGCTGCGGAAAAGGAGCGGTATCTTGGTTCACTTTGTGAAGGGCATGATTCCACTGAGCCATGGTATCATTGGATGATAATGCTCAAAAATGGAAATTTTGACAAGAACACGACTCTTTGTCCCGAAAATGGTCGGAAAGTTTCTAAGATAGTGACTGGTAGAAATTTTCCATGTTTTGGAGAGGGCTGCATGAATCAGCCACTTGTCTACCATAACTACTCAAGGATAGTCTACGGGAAGCATGCATCTTTGATTGGAGGTTTCTATGGAACATATGACCTTGACGCCAATTTAACTGCCGGTCTAGATGGAAAATCTTTTTTCTCTGTTTCATGGCAAAAGAATTTAAGCACAGGTAGTTGGATTGTCTCAAACAAATTGACGACATCATTCAAGTATCCATGGCTTATGTTGTATCTAAGAGCAGATGCAGCAGAAGGGTTTAATGGAGGATATCACTATAGTGGCCGTGGAATAATGAGAAAGGTTTGTGAGTACAGCTTTGTTCCCTATGGAAGTTCTTATTCTATAAATGTAGGATTTTAGTGATATGAAACTTGCGCACCAAGTGTATATAGTGAATTTGATCATCATCACGGGATGACTCTTAAAGACTGGGTATCAGTGTCGTGATGTGATTTTTTCTCACTTTCAGAAAGGATAAAGAGCTGTAAGTTCATATCTAAgcaaattctttttttctttttcccttgcaGCTTCCAGAGTCACCCAACTTCAAGGTAAAGTTGACACTTGAAGTTAGACAAGGAGGAGGCTCCAATAGCCAGTTTTATCTTCTCGACATTGGAAGCTGTTGGAAAAATAATGGAGATCCATGTGATGGAGATGTTTTAACAGATGTGACGAGATACAGTGAGATGATTATCAATCCAGCAACCTCGAGTTGGTGTCGTCCTGATAACCTTGTGTCCTGTCCACCCTACCACGTTAGCCCTAATGGGGAAATAATATACAGAAATGATACTTCTCGGTTCCCTTACTCTGCTTATCATCTCTATTGTGCTCCTGGAAATGCAAATTATTTAGAGAAACCATATGATATATGTGACCCGTACAGCAATCCACAAGCTCAAGAATTGGTGCAAATACTGCCACATCCTGAGTGGGCTGTGCACGGTTATCCTTCAAAAAAAGGAGAGGGCTGGATTGGGGATGCTAGGAGTTGGGAGCTTGATGTAGGAGCTTTATCTAATCGGTTATACTTTTACCAGGTAATCTTAATTCTTGCATAATCTGGTTTGTGGATTTTGCGGAAAGGGgtgttcttttccttttcttttctttgtggtGTTGTTGCTGAGTCCAATGCTTTCACTTAGGTGCTCTGGAATCAATTGCTTGTGTTGCTCATTTTCCTATTATTTTGGGGCTCCAACAATTtccttctttgattttctttgtggGAAACTAGGAATCTAAGATGCAAGCATAAAAGGTTTTCCATGATCAACACGGTTCTACTGTACCTTAATTTTTCAGAAACCTGTTAGCTTATTACTTCCTTTTTAGTATCTCAGTCTATGTAGTGTGAAAACTACAGGGGCGTGTGACAGATGTATTGCTTGATAACAAGAAAGTATGTTGATTCagatttaaaatttatttaagatttagtatttttttaatttagtaCTTGTGAGCTAATTAGTCAACCCTGCCTCTAGTTTCGTGTTTGCTTACCTTTATGGGCAAGTCAGTTTTGCTTAAAATGGTCCGTGGAGTATATCTGTATACGTATAGATTAATGGCAGATATATCACTGGTGCAGTTTGTAGATAATCAATTTTAGATATACAGACAGGCGACTGATACCTTCTAATCTTACGTACACAGGATCCAGGAACCAAACCGGCAAAGCGTGTGTGGTCTTCACTTAATGTTGGTACAGAAATATATGTTAGCAGCCAAGGGGCTACTGCTGAATGGACTGTAAGTGATTTTGATGTATTGATTCCTGAGGGTGGTAAAGGCGGTGTTAGGGCAGTTCTGTAACTCCTGTTGTATGTTCCTTGTTCACTGAGATTAGTTTCACTTCTAACAATTCGTTTCTTTGCTTGTTTGTATATAGACACACATACATGTATTTCTTTTTTTGGCTTTCATTATGTCCTATTACAGTAGCAGAAGTGTTAGCACGAATAAGTATACCATTGTTGATTCCTTACAGCCTCTGGTGACTCATTAATTTACGTTAGAGATTTTTAATACTTGTCTCATATATGACATGCAGAACAACCAGTGCTTTAATATATGtcgctttcttttcttgtttatatACTTGCAAGTTGCAACCATGGACTTTGAGAAGCATCAGCACGACAGCACTGCCTTTCTGAAAGACTTAAAGAGGGGAAGATGCCGTGAATGTCATTATTCTCATACTCTGGTGTTGTTCTCATGTACTGAAGTAGTGAAGTTAGGTGCAACACAGCTGAGTTGCTTTGCCAATTTAGATGGTGCTTCAGTACATGCACCAAGGTGCTAATGCGTGTAGCTCATTATAAAACTGTTCTGAccaaaaaatagttaaaactgGAAAAGGAATGACGCATGTTCTTTAGAATAGTGGCTACACTAGGAATATAGAAGGTTAACTTAAGAACACCAGTAACCAAACCTGAATCGGAAATTTAAATTGATTATTCAACTATTTATACAATATTTACTTCATATATTTCACTTAACTGTAGTTTTGTCAGTTCATTTTTCCATATAATTGTTTTTGTGTTTATAGTTATTTCTCCTTGCATTACATGTAGTTATATTAATTCTTTTTTCATTTGCACCTTTCTTCATTTAAGTCCACTTGCGAGCTTGTGCTTAAAAAAGTGCACTTGGTGTTTTCCTAACAgtgattttttcaagtttcaagtctACATTTTGATGGTCTAACAGGCACTATGTATTTTTGTTTCCTTGTTACTGTTTTcgtcttcaattttcttttattttgtcagtCAAGTATGACTCCTCTATTGAGAATTGGGATACCCAGATTTCTATGTTGTGGAACCATAACACATACTGGAAGACCAAGTTAGATACTGCAAGAATTCTGAGGTAATTTATCTTGAGATAAAGAACAATCAATATGAAGAGAAATTATATTAAGTTAATTCACCTAGTCATATATTTACCTTATATATTTAATTAAACGTTTAAATGAAGAAAAAAATgttattttgtaaaacaaataaAAGGTAAACCTATATTTTTTCTAAATGGGGAGATAGTTCAGGAAACAGAAATTTTTGTGCTCACAAGCTATCATCACTTATCAGCCAGAATTACTCGAGTATTTTGCCTATAGCAAGTTAAAATTCGAATAGTATACACTTTGGTTAATGTATAAATGAATAATAAGTCATAAATTACTAAAATATTTCACATCACTTGACATTATAACGAGCATCAAGTTAATGTTAAACTCGGTCGGTGGTGCACTCATGGTATTAAAATCTTGGATCCGTCTCTGATTTCTCTGTAGTTTTCATTTATGGGATCATACTGggtatgttattattgttgttgtaacTCCGATCGTGACTCTGCTCCCGACTAAATGCAGCAACGATTCCCATGGGGATAAACCAAAAGGAGTCGAGTCAAAAAAAGACCAGTAGAAGTAGCAATAAATACAAAGCAAGCTGCGCTCTCTCAACTGTCCCAACAGTACCAACCACACCAGAAATAATCTTTCTGCATGCATGCATGCATATAGagataaaacaaactgaaaattaAACAAAAAGTCTGGCCATGCATTGCCTCCTTGGGAAATGTAATTTTTTCTGCCTAAAGACATCTTCATGCGCTTATTCAGCTGCCAATGGAGCTAATTAAATGAAAGGAAACAGCTGCTGCTGCCCAAAGGAACCaatggttttgttcttttttgtgtgtgtgtgtagaaACAGTGTAGTGACAGCTCTATAAGAATACATATATTACTATGTTCGCTATAGCCGTTACTGTACAGTAGTAGCTCATTTACTCACCTAACTCTGTCTCAGTTTTTGTGGCGCTGACTTTTTTCGTCTTTAATTGTATTCGAGTttctaggttttgaaaattttcaagaaTATGTTCAGAATTGGTATAATGAGAAAGTCAAATCTGAGGTCAAATTAGGGCAAAACAATATCGATTGTGGAAGTGacttaagttttttttaaaaaggctGATCGGTCCACGAAACATCATGTGTTCACATAGGGTTTAGGGAAGGGTGCACCTAAGGCGGTGTTATGTAGGCACTCTCCGTACCTTAATGCAAGTATTAGTGGCTTCAGTATTATTTTGTACAATTTAATCTACAAATTATTCCTTCTAACAAAAGGTTTTTTCAAATTATTTCAAGTTGAAATACTCTTCAAATTGGTGAAACATTTCACCTTAGAAGACAGATAAAAAGGACACGGGAAAAATAATATTGCATAGCCGCTTTCAACATAATAACCCTATATATATAtttctgtatgttatatataaaaaatatacaaattttatatacttttgaGGCTACCGAATGTAAAATAGTTTCAACCGAGAGGCTAAAAATGATTATCGTCCAAAAAGGATGGGAATGATCAGAAGAATAATATATTTATGGCAAAAACGCGGCCTATATGTCTTTGAATTTCAAAATTTCCAAAAAGAATTCCAGTATATTCACTTATTTAATTACTGCAAACAGCAGCTTACAGGTGAAAGCATTCACTCCTCTCCAACCACCGCTATCTTCCTTCTTTATATTAAACCCTCTCATAATTCCCTTCATTTCTCATCATAAACTTgtcaagaaaaggaaaaaaaacaaaaagaatataACACACCTACTAGTTTAGGAAAAATGGCTAATAATGAGCTTATAAGGATATTTTCTTGTACATTATTTGTGGTGTTTGTGTTGGTGAATAGTGCAATATGTCAAGAAGTGGATGATGCATTGGCACCAGAAGCTGGTGGTGGAAGAGGAAGGGCATTGGTTCCAGCCATGTTTATATTTGGAGATTCTTTAATAGACAATGGCAATAATAACAACTTGCCCTCTTTTGCAAAGGCCAACTATTTTccttatggaattgattttgaTGGTGGCCCTACTGGTCGTTTCTCCAATGGTTACACTATGGTTGATGAAATTGGTAATTAAATTAAACTTGCATGCTTTTTTAACATTTAGGTTGTCTACATAACACTCTTTGGGGTGCGGCTCTTTCTTAGACTTTTCGTGAACGCATGATGCCTTGCACACCGGGCTGCCATTTTTTTAAAGCAGCAAATCATTTCTACTACGGCTGCCTTCTTTTTAGCAACAAATCATTATTTTCTACTCTTATTGCAGTGAATTTAATTTCATTTCTGCATACCTTCTTGATTCTTGTTTACGTATGTTAACTGTTAAGTATCCTACTCTTAATTACTGCAGGGAATTTTTACTGTTTATATATAGAGATGTTATTTTGCATGAGATGAGAATTATGCAGTGTGTTTTGGCTTGATTTCTAGTTATTCATTAAGGTAGTAAGTTTAGATCCACATGTGTGTTAAGCTAAAGATTAGAAGGGTTTATATTCAGCCAATTCAAATGATGATTTTATCGTGACAACAGGTTATATATTACTTAACTTGTTATTAATTTTCATTGTATTTTGTAATTAGAGGTGGACATAGAATTTTAATACGACATGGGCATCACTATTCTTTATAGCAGTGCCCGCCTAAAGGTTTTTAGTGTTCGGAGTGCCAAGTTATTTATCATAGTTATAATTTTTAAGGTATAGATACTaagatacatacatatatatgatTTTTACGGAAGCTTAACGGGTCCGGTGACCCCTCATATATTGTTACGAGTAGGTCGGCCTCTGACTGTAATTGAAAGAATCTTTCCATATAATACCCTTTTAACCTATATGTAACTTCATCAATATAGCCAAACAGAAGTTATAAGAATGGCTTGATAGATATACTGTACTCATTACTTCCTAGAGGGAATATAACtaagtaatataataataataataataataataataataataataataataataataataataataataataataataataataactgagCAAGAAAAAAAACTCAGAAAATTTATAGTAATCCTTTGAATGTACATGCACAGCTGAACTGCTAGGACTACCACTCATTCCAGCATACACAGAAGCTTCAGCAGATACTTCAGGAGATAAAATGCGCTACGGAGTGAACTATGCTTCTGCTGCTGCTGGGATTCTTGATATTACTGGCAGAAACTTTGTAAGTTCTTAATTATTGCATTTCCTAATTAATATACTCATATTTATTTCGATACGATGACAATGCTGCAGTTGTTATTGATCAAGAAGGAAATCCGACAAGGAACTtaaattaataattatttgaGTTTTGTTAATTTTGGATATTATATTCCAGGTTGGGAGAATTCCATTCAATCAGCAAATCAAGAACTTTGAGAACACACTTGATCAAATCACAGATAATCTTGGTGCACCAGATGTAGCACAAGCATTAGCCATATGCATGTTCTTTGTTGGAATGGGAAGCAATGACTACCTCAACAATTACCTAATGCCTAATTATGACACTAAGAATCGATATAATCCTCAGCAATATGCCAGTCTCTTGGTTCAACAATATAGCCAACAGCTTACTGTAAGATATATATTTCTTCCTCTCTTTATTTTTTATCCTTTAAGGGGAGCTTTGGAGACAACAATAAAGTTGTCTTCATGTGACCTATATAGGTTATGGGTACGAGCCATAAAAGCAGCTATTAGTACTTGTATTAGGGTAagttgtctacatcacacccctcGAATAATTGGTCAGTATGCGTGAATGCAGGGTGCTTCGTGTACCGGACTGGCCTGTCCttttttaaaaattctttttGTCTTCATGAATACATCGGTGCAATGATAAAATTGTCTTCATGTGACCAATAGGTCATGATTTCGAGCAACGAAAGCAGCCACTTATGTTTGCATTAGGGTA
This sequence is a window from Nicotiana sylvestris chromosome 3, ASM39365v2, whole genome shotgun sequence. Protein-coding genes within it:
- the LOC104223409 gene encoding uncharacterized protein isoform X1, yielding MGFFYSTLLFTLLLHICDAAASLTIQDSYVSAIGDPGMRNPNARFALEAWNFCNEVGNEAPLMGSPRLADCADLHCSPSLTGDQDIPGGPLLRKRSTCKVHHKVTEVDNRLGVGDRFPDGNYKAYTDPDLYAAEKERYLGSLCEGHDSTEPWYHWMIMLKNGNFDKNTTLCPENGRKVSKIVTGRNFPCFGEGCMNQPLVYHNYSRIVYGKHASLIGGFYGTYDLDANLTAGLDGKSFFSVSWQKNLSTGSWIVSNKLTTSFKYPWLMLYLRADAAEGFNGGYHYSGRGIMRKLPESPNFKVKLTLEVRQGGGSNSQFYLLDIGSCWKNNGDPCDGDVLTDVTRYSEMIINPATSSWCRPDNLVSCPPYHVSPNGEIIYRNDTSRFPYSAYHLYCAPGNANYLEKPYDICDPYSNPQAQELVQILPHPEWAVHGYPSKKGEGWIGDARSWELDVGALSNRLYFYQDPGTKPAKRVWSSLNVGTEIYVSSQGATAEWTVSDFDVLIPEGGKGGVRAVL
- the LOC104223409 gene encoding uncharacterized protein isoform X2, which gives rise to MGFFYSTLLFTLLLHICDAAASLTIQDSYVSAIGDPGMRNPNARFALEAWNFCNEVGNEAPLMGSPRLADCADLHCSPSLTDIPGGPLLRKRSTCKVHHKVTEVDNRLGVGDRFPDGNYKAYTDPDLYAAEKERYLGSLCEGHDSTEPWYHWMIMLKNGNFDKNTTLCPENGRKVSKIVTGRNFPCFGEGCMNQPLVYHNYSRIVYGKHASLIGGFYGTYDLDANLTAGLDGKSFFSVSWQKNLSTGSWIVSNKLTTSFKYPWLMLYLRADAAEGFNGGYHYSGRGIMRKLPESPNFKVKLTLEVRQGGGSNSQFYLLDIGSCWKNNGDPCDGDVLTDVTRYSEMIINPATSSWCRPDNLVSCPPYHVSPNGEIIYRNDTSRFPYSAYHLYCAPGNANYLEKPYDICDPYSNPQAQELVQILPHPEWAVHGYPSKKGEGWIGDARSWELDVGALSNRLYFYQDPGTKPAKRVWSSLNVGTEIYVSSQGATAEWTVSDFDVLIPEGGKGGVRAVL
- the LOC104223410 gene encoding GDSL esterase/lipase At1g71691-like, giving the protein MANNELIRIFSCTLFVVFVLVNSAICQEVDDALAPEAGGGRGRALVPAMFIFGDSLIDNGNNNNLPSFAKANYFPYGIDFDGGPTGRFSNGYTMVDEIAELLGLPLIPAYTEASADTSGDKMRYGVNYASAAAGILDITGRNFVGRIPFNQQIKNFENTLDQITDNLGAPDVAQALAICMFFVGMGSNDYLNNYLMPNYDTKNRYNPQQYASLLVQQYSQQLTRLYNLGARKFVIGGVGLMGCIPSILAQGNGNVCSEEVNQLVLPFSNNVKSMLSNLNANLPGSKFIYVDIKNMFQDLLANYRRYGFSVIDRGCCGIGRNRGQITCLPLQTPCPNRDQYIFWDAFHPTEAVNILFGRRAFSGGPDVVYPINIQQLAAL